The Plasmodium gaboni strain SY75 chromosome 3, whole genome shotgun sequence genome includes the window aaaatgaacaaaagaaaatcataaaaatgaggtatatatgaaaaattttacaaacatatatatatatatattttcgttttaataattttgtttatcTATTTACACATTCTTTccttaaatatataattatttcttaataaaaaaaatagaaaaatattacatataagtgaaaaaaaaaagaaaagaacAGAAAAAATAGCTGAAGAGTTCAATTTGTTTGAACCAATGTATATACAAcgaaaatatataaatataaatatatatatatatatgtgtgaTGTAATGTCCTTTTACAAACATATATCTTCTTATCAAAAATGTTTCTTCTATATTCTATAacatttattaatatgttttattttactttGTATCTgtcttttaatatattatacaatatatacacaataaaaaaacaacaaatataagaagttataaatattattctttccctttttttttaaggTCACGCATATATGTCATACGTTGTTATAATTTGAATCTATGTTTACATatcagaaaaaaaaaaaaaaaaacatataatataaaatatttaaaaatatttatttatagtaacatatatataacaaatttGAGGACACATATTAGACAATGATACATGTACATATgaatttgaaaaaaatatattgatatatattcatagtttattataaaataataaatttatacaataaaacattacatatatatatatatagttctttcatttattattttatttttttttttttttgcaaCCTTCACATGACctgtttttatatatttcataaaatataaaccAGGTATGTAACAAAATtaattttgtaaaaaatgtgaaaagtaacattaataatatagaacatatatatataaatacattcTTTGTATTTCTTCagacatatatataatacatattgCTTATTAACTTGTCCAAACTTTTGTAGACAATTAATATGCactacaaaaaaaaaataaaataaaataaatataactAATACAAActaaattatattttcttcattttgtattttatttatcaCAAAAATAGTTACAACATTTACTATTTGacttttcattttgttcttcttcttttatgACTTGTTCgtataattttatttggtgattttcaaaattttcataatttttataattatcataatttatttGGTTATTCATATGTTGATAATAATTGGATTGTTTGTTTTGCTGATCTAAATTctgaattattaaattattataataattttctaAATTACGAATATTTCCAGGACTAAATGGTGATATAATTGGATTAGcactttttaaaaattcatTATTTCTCATAATATCTGACATTACTATATTACCACTTTGTAAATTATAGTTTGCATTTACACTAGCTCTAATAAAATCATGATTGTAAAGTTCATGTGTTCTTAATGTATCCGTTTGTATCcatttattttgtaaatatgTCATAGCTAATGGATGAGATGGATATAAAGAGGCAGTAAGTTGTTcttcaatatatttatttgatgtgttattatttttatttttttctatatcttctttcatttcattcataaatatatcacAGTTTTCAAAAAGATAtgttttttcattttcattcaagctcatattaatatcataACTTGATGgaatcatattattatcatccTTAAATCGTAATTCTTTTGgtacatttattatatcatctactttttctctttctatattacttttatttcTAACGAATATATGTTCTTCTACAATAACATTCTCTTTTTCATCAtctttattaatatatggaacatcattatttatttcatttttatatatattatgattttCTTTCATTACACTcaaattttcatttatttcttcttgatttatattttcatttatttcgatattatttatattttcatgTATTTCTTCctgatttatattttcatgTATTTCTTcatgatttatattttcatttatttcgatattatttatatttccatcttttttaataaatttcCTTTCTTCGTCTTCTTCTAagtatataatttcttcCTCTTTACAAATTTCTTCGTTTGTACTTTCGTGACCCTCCATTTTGTTGTCATTTTCTCCCTcatctaaaaaaaaaaaaaaaaaaaaatcatatatattattaaatataaataagatttctacacacacacacatatatatatatatatatatatatatatatataattttgtatatttttacttttataatatgGATAGAAATCACCATATtccttcttttttttctcagCTAAATGAGCATTCACTCTCATCCACATAGCATGAACATCATCTTGTGCTAACTCATTTGGATTAACTGCACAAGCCTTTTCCATATATTTCCTATATTTAATATCAACATCACATGGAATTGGCTTTATAACATCTTGTATCTTTAAGTAAGGCTTTTCTTTTATACAATCTACTTGATATACATCTGATATCCACTTAATTTTTggaataatttttcttctgACCGGTACAGGAACAAATGTATCCCTAAATTTTAATACAGGTACTTCAACATTAACTACAACTGGTTTAGGTACCATATAAGGTACAGGAACATCAACAGATATAGGAACATGTTTTTGTActtctatattttttacgATTTTAGGCTTGAATACTTGTTCAATTCTTGGATTATGTAACATAGAATTATTGTTCTCTTTCAATTCATCCATGGTTCTTTCATTACACATACAAGTACTACTAAGGTTATAACAATTCGATTGTCTATTACCTCgaacatttttattacaaaaaCAAGAAACGTTTTCTCGTGTACCAGAAGAAGTAATAGATGTATGCATTTCTGTAGTAGGATGCTCTATAATTACATTCTCTTGTTGTACTAAAACAGGACCATTTCTAATTAATCTTGTACCATCTctaatatttaaattagGATGTTCTACATATCCCGGTTCTACATTTCTGTCTTCTTCTTCATTGTTTGTTTCATTTAAACCTGTTGTAGtttcattttctttcttCGTACATTTGGAATAATCCTTAGGAATATACctaaaatgaaaaaaaatataaaataaatataataagtAAACAAacacacacacacacaaatatatatatatatatatatatatacatatatatttaaattttttgtGCCATTTACTTTATAACATATTCAACAGTTTCCACTTCATGAAAtcttttcatttctttGACTTTAGGTACTTCCACTATTTTCTCAACAAACTTTTTGTGAAATACTGGTCgttttataatattttcttgtATCTCTACTTTTGGTACATATTTAAGACAATACTGTATATCAGGTACGTCAATAATTTTGTCTACAAACTTTACTTCAGGAACTTCAACAACCTAACAcagaaaaaattaaaaacattatatatattttgatatatatatatatatatatatatatatatatatatatatgtataattattaccttttctatatatttcGAAATATATCTTGGTACTTCCTTTATCTTTTCTTCATACACAATCTTTGGAACAGTAGTTTCTATGGTCCTAACAAAAGGAACTTCTACTGTTCTTGTAACAATATCAACTGGTTGATAAGCCGTTATAGCAAcctaaaaaaaaaataaagaatttttCACATTTAAAATGAGGAacacaaataaatataaaatggataagtacatatatataataccattcattttttcattttattcaatttaattatatttataatgattttttttttttttttttttttacttaCGTATTCTCTTTCAGTGTGTTGACCTATTTCAACAGCTTTGTCAAGATCTGGTTTCCCttcaataattttttttaaatctgaattttcatttattatgtGTTCCTCATATTTACCTTCATATTTTCCATTCATAGATTCCCTCGCTTCTTCTGACTCTTCATTACAACAATTACTATTTAATTGACAAGCattaaacattttttatattaaatgaagaaaaatgtacaaaattttaaatataataatatacaaaatcAAATTATCAAgtgatttttttttatcttatccttatatattctttttttccaagtaaaaatattataaatcttttattaatatgtaatatgttttaaaaCGACAACActaaaataaaatatgtgGTTGGTATTAATAGGTACTTCTTATATGAGATTAAGACCTTAACATATaagtaaaatatatatatatatattattttaaaaaaaataatcccttttttttcattcatatatatatttttattttatttaacCTAATTATAAGAAAAGGTACTCattacattatatattatacaaaaaaacagttactttatatatattttttggttatataactattttaattcatttatatgataatagTTCATTGTCAGTAGTGTGCATATTTATTGCACatatgaaagaaaaaaaaattatacataataGAATAATAGAACTGTGAAGAagttattatttttttattttttcacAAGACAGATAAAATAACAACGTTAGGTTAAATTCTATTACAATAAAGAAGAAACCATATAGGCACATACATACGATAACaatttatcatatatatatataacagACACATTtgaaattttatttttatgcCTTGAATTTATGCTTATTCTATAGTCCttattatgtatttatttaaggacctcttttttaattaccttaaatgtaaaaaataaaggaagaaaatgggttttatatattgtacATGAGAAGAATTATAAGgaatttctttttatttttaagaatataataataatattatatatatatatatattatattagCACTAgttttatttcatttttattcgatatatatatatatatatttatatatatatttatatatatagatctatatttttcttttcttaaAAATGCAATCTTGTGCAATagtacaaaaaaaaaaaaaaaaaaaaagacgAGCTCATTTTAGCTTCATTCATTTTCATGtacaaattaaaaaaaaaatttctttttttttttgaacatcacttataaatgtatcataaatatattaaacatTAGAAATGTTTGCcttaaatttataattatatagaaaggaaaaaataataatacaaaaaataaatatatatgtttagaaatataaaatcatatatatatgtacatatatatggtAACTCTTAAATTTAAGTCTACATTTAATCTACAAATTGTGACTTCTCATAAAATGACGttgtaatattattcttataaatattattattattatttttttttttaacatatctattaatgtatatataatttttttaaaaactAGTATACTTTATGTTGTGCACTCCTTTGCACAattaatacaaaaaatatatatttattacctatatagaatttatatacatataagtatttaatttctttcttttttctttaaaatatatatatgtatatatatttttattccCATACATAatacctttttttttgttctaaaattctaaaaaaatattggaaaaaaaaaaaaaaaaaaaaaatgtacaatataaatagttattatatagaaaaaacTGTTCAagttaaaat containing:
- a CDS encoding putative inner membrane complex protein 1a, translating into MFNACQLNSNCCNEESEEARESMNGKYEGKYEEHIINENSDLKKIIEGKPDLDKAVEIGQHTEREYVAITAYQPVDIVTRTVEVPFVRTIETTVPKIVYEEKIKEVPRYISKYIEKVVEVPEVKFVDKIIDVPDIQYCLKYVPKVEIQENIIKRPVFHKKFVEKIVEVPKVKEMKRFHEVETVEYVIKYIPKDYSKCTKKENETTTGLNETNNEEEDRNVEPGYVEHPNLNIRDGTRLIRNGPVLVQQENVIIEHPTTEMHTSITSSGTRENVSCFCNKNVRGNRQSNCYNLSSTCMCNERTMDELKENNNSMLHNPRIEQVFKPKIVKNIEVQKHVPISVDVPVPYMVPKPVVVNVEVPVLKFRDTFVPVPVRRKIIPKIKWISDVYQVDCIKEKPYLKIQDVIKPIPCDVDIKYRKYMEKACAVNPNELAQDDVHAMWMRVNAHLAEKKKKEYGDFYPYYKNEGENDNKMEGHESTNEEICKEEEIIYLEEDEERKFIKKDGNINNIEINENINHEEIHENINQEEIHENINNIEINENINQEEINENLSVMKENHNIYKNEINNDVPYINKDDEKENVIVEEHIFVRNKSNIEREKVDDIINVPKELRFKDDNNMIPSSYDINMSLNENEKTYLFENCDIFMNEMKEDIEKNKNNNTSNKYIEEQLTASLYPSHPLAMTYLQNKWIQTDTLRTHELYNHDFIRASVNANYNLQSGNIVMSDIMRNNEFLKSANPIISPFSPGNIRNLENYYNNLIIQNLDQQNKQSNYYQHMNNQINYDNYKNYENFENHQIKLYEQVIKEEEQNEKSNSKCCNYFCDK